In Primulina huaijiensis isolate GDHJ02 chromosome 6, ASM1229523v2, whole genome shotgun sequence, a single window of DNA contains:
- the LOC140979314 gene encoding U4/U6 small nuclear ribonucleoprotein Prp31 homolog, whose product MATLNDSFLADLDELSDNEDDLLEEEDADAEHMEEDVDGDLADIESLNYDDLDSVSKLQKTQRYTDIMQKVENALEKGSESSNLGIVLEDDPEYQLIVDCNALSVDIENEIVIIHNFIRDKYRLKFPELESLVHHPVDYARVVQKIGNEMDLTLVDLEGLLPSAIIMVVSVTASTTSGKPLPEDVLQKTIAACDRALGLDSAKKKVLDFVESRMGYIAPNLSAIVGSAVAAKLMGTAGGLSALAKMPACNVQLLGAKRKNLAGFSTATSQFRVGYLEQTEIFQSTPPSLRMRACRLLAAKSTLAARVDSTRGDPTGKTGRTFRAEIHKKIEKWQEPPPAKQPKPLPVPDSEPKKKRGGRRLRKMKERYAITDMRKLANRMQFGVPEESSLGDGLGEGYGMLGQAGNGKLRVSIGQSKLAAKVAKKFKEKRFGSSGATSGLTSSLAFTPVQGIELSNPQASLLGGGIQSTYFSETGTFSKIKRT is encoded by the exons ATG GCAACCCTTAATGACTCTTTCCTGGCCGATCTCGACGAATTATCTGATAACGAAGATGATCTTCTG GAGGAGGAGGATGCTGATGCAGAGCATATGGAGGAAGATGTAGACGGGGACTTGGCAGATATTGAATCACTTAATTATGATGATCTCGATAGCGTATCCAAGCTTCAAAAAACTCAACGTTACACTGATATCATGCAG AAAGTTGAAAATGCACTTGAGAAGGGGTCTGAGAGCTCAAATCTTGGAATTGTATTAGAAGATGATCCAGAATATCAGTTGATTGTTGATTGCAATGCCTTGTCTGTTGATATCGAAAATGAAATTGTGATAATTCACAATTTTATCCGTGACAAGTATCGACTAAAATTTCCGGAGCTTGAGTCACTCGTTCATCATCCAGTCGACTATGCTCGAGTTGTTCAAAAAATTGGGAACGAAATGGACCTGACTCTTGTTGATCTAGAAGGTCTTCTACCCTCTGCCATTATCATGGTCGTTTCTGTTACTGCATCAACCACCAGTGGAAAGCCTCTCCCGGAAGATGTCTTGCAAAAGACAATCGCCGCATGTGACCGAGCTCTTGGTCTAGATTCAGCAAAGAAAAAGGTTCTTGATTTTGTTGAGAGTCGAATGGGTTATATCGCTCCAAATCTTTCTGCTATAGTTGGAAGTGCTGTTGCTGCAAAACTTATGGGAACAGCTGGTGGTCTCTCAGCATTAGCAAAGATGCCAGCCTGTAATGTTCAGCTTCTCGGTGCGAAACGGAAGAACTTAGCAGGATTTTCAACGGCGACGTCCCAATTTCGTGTTGGTTACTTAGAACAAACTGAAATATTTCAGAGCACTCCTCCTTCCTTGAGGATGCGTGCCTGCCGACTTTTGGCTGCAAAATCTACACTTGCTGCACGTGTCGATTCTACTAGAGGAGATCCAACAGGAAAAACTGGGAGAACTTTCCGTGCAGAGATTCATAAAAAGATTGAGAAGTGGCAAGAGCCTCCTCCTGCCAAGCAGCCTAAGCCTCTTCCAGTCCCTGATTCTGAGCCTAAAAAGAAGAGAGGCGGACGAAGGTTGAGGAAGATGAAAGAAAG ATACGCTATTACCGACATGCGTAAGCTTGCAAATAGGATGCAGTTCGGTGTACCAGAGGAGAGCTCTTTAg GTGATGGACTCGGGGAAGGATATGGAATGCTTGGTCAGGCTGGAAATGGCAAGCTACGTGTATCAATTGGTCAAAGCAAGCTTGCTGCTAAAGTAGCAAAAAA GTTTAAGGAGAAGCGTTTTGGAAGCAGTGGTGCAACTTCTGGACTAACTTCAAGTTTGGCTTTCACACCCGTGCAG GGAATTGAACTCTCGAATCCTCAGGCAAGCCTGCTTGGTGGTGGAATTCAGAGTACGTACTTTTCAGAAACTGGAACTTTTTCAAAGATCAAGCGGACGTGA
- the LOC140977962 gene encoding protein IQ-DOMAIN 19-like isoform X1 → MGKTGKWIKNFLIGKKDKEKGRENPRNQKQISANGGGDENRHTSPMSGTILISVPQPTAPREKRRWSFRRSSATAPGRQEMNALENAAAATIPPVTFESDKKKRALTVATGAAADAAAAEAKSVAFVIQTRAAASRRRSAPVEDAAAIKIQSCFRGYLARKALNALKGLVKLQALVRGHLVRKQAATTLRCMQALINVQVRARTQRLRMAAEETKFIAQTRFNHRKSPQDAKVRTSTQDFDKNHEENIKIVEMDLGGNKPTAKPRNSYSNHTPNHIPNDPRISTPRASLKLQEGPCQISPSPSAITESSPRACSNHFEEYSFDTTQNSAQCYTPIISKLDQARLPYSYPRSECAEPIYNECSFYPSYMANTESSKAKLRSHSAPKQRPLETFVRQPSRTKRPSLEGRSHVPKAVRMQRSSSHVGPKAQNYPNSYSVKLDRSNVSIKESECGSTSTIMSNTTYSRSLLGIFDVRI, encoded by the exons ATGGGGAAGACTGGCAAGTGGATAAAGAATTTCTTGATAGGGAAGAAAGATAAGGAGAAAGGGAGAGAGAATCCGAGAAATCAGAAGCAAATTTCTGCCAACGGTGGTGGAGATGAGAATCGTCACACGAGTCCCATGTCTGGGACGATTCTCATCTCGGTTCCGCAGCCCACGGCACCGAGGGAGAAGCGGCGGTGGAGCTTCCGCCGCTCTTCAGCCACGGCACCGGGGCGGCAGGAGATGAATGCCTTGGAGAATGCTGCCGCCGCCACCATCCCACCTGTGACATTTGAATCTGACAAGAAGAAACGTGCGTTGACGGTGGCTACTGGGGCTGCCGCTGATGCAGCGGCGGCGGAAGCCAAGTCTGTGGCTTTCGTGATTCAGACGAGGGCAGCAGCCTCCCGCAGGAGAAGTGCTCCGGTTGAAGACGCTGCGGCGATAAAGATACAGTCTTGTTTTAGAGGTTATTTG GCGAGAAAGGCTTTGAATGCACTAAAAGGACTAGTGAAGTTGCAGGCATTGGTTAGGGGGCATTTGGTGAGAAAACAGGCAGCCACTACACTTAGGTGTATGCAGGCACTGATCAATGTTCAAGTTCGAGCTCGAACCCAACGACTTCGAATGGCCGCAGAAGAAACAAAATTCATCGCGCAAACACGGTTTAATCACAGAAAATCACCGCAGGATGCCAAGGTTCGGACCTCTACTCAA GATTTCGATAAAAACCATGAAGAAAACATCAAGATTGTGGAGATGGATCTCGGAGGCAACAAACCAACGGCCAAACCAAGAAACAGCTACTCAAACCACACACCAAACCACATACCTAATGATCCCAGAATTTCCACGCCCCGTGCATCACTGAAGTTACAAGAAGGGCCCTGCCAAATATCACCATCACCATCAGCCATAACCGAATCGAGCCCACGAGCCTGCAGCAACCATTTCGAAGAATACTCTTTCGACACAACACAAAACAGCGCCCAGTGCTACACACCAATAATATCCAAACTCGATCAAGCTAGGCTCCCTTATTCCTACCCCAGATCAGAATGTGCCGAGCCTATTTACAACGAATGCTCATTCTACCCAAGTTATATGGCCAACACCGAGTCTTCCAAGGCTAAACTCCGATCCCACAGTGCCCCGAAGCAACGCCCTCTCGAGACATTTGTAAGGCAACCGAGCAGGACGAAAAGGCCGTCTTTGGAAGGAAGAAGTCACGTCCCAAAAGCTGTTAGAATGCAAAGATCATCGTCTCATGTCGGGCCAAAGGCTCAGAATTATCCGAACTCGTATTCTGTGAAGCTCGACAGATCAAACGTTTCAATAAAGGAAAGTGAATGTGGATCGACTAGTACTATCATGAGTAACACTACATACAGCAGATCCCTCTTGGGAATATTCGACGTAAGAATTTAA
- the LOC140977962 gene encoding protein IQ-DOMAIN 19-like isoform X2, protein MGKTGKWIKNFLIGKKDKEKGRENPRNQKQISANGGGDENRHTSPMSGTILISVPQPTAPREKRRWSFRRSSATAPGRQEMNALENAAAATIPPVTFESDKKKRALTVATGAAADAAAAEAKSVAFVIQTRAAASRRRSAPVEDAAAIKIQSCFRGYLARKALNALKGLVKLQALVRGHLVRKQAATTLRCMQALINVQVRARTQRLRMAAEETKFIAQTRFNHRKSPQDAKDFDKNHEENIKIVEMDLGGNKPTAKPRNSYSNHTPNHIPNDPRISTPRASLKLQEGPCQISPSPSAITESSPRACSNHFEEYSFDTTQNSAQCYTPIISKLDQARLPYSYPRSECAEPIYNECSFYPSYMANTESSKAKLRSHSAPKQRPLETFVRQPSRTKRPSLEGRSHVPKAVRMQRSSSHVGPKAQNYPNSYSVKLDRSNVSIKESECGSTSTIMSNTTYSRSLLGIFDVRI, encoded by the exons ATGGGGAAGACTGGCAAGTGGATAAAGAATTTCTTGATAGGGAAGAAAGATAAGGAGAAAGGGAGAGAGAATCCGAGAAATCAGAAGCAAATTTCTGCCAACGGTGGTGGAGATGAGAATCGTCACACGAGTCCCATGTCTGGGACGATTCTCATCTCGGTTCCGCAGCCCACGGCACCGAGGGAGAAGCGGCGGTGGAGCTTCCGCCGCTCTTCAGCCACGGCACCGGGGCGGCAGGAGATGAATGCCTTGGAGAATGCTGCCGCCGCCACCATCCCACCTGTGACATTTGAATCTGACAAGAAGAAACGTGCGTTGACGGTGGCTACTGGGGCTGCCGCTGATGCAGCGGCGGCGGAAGCCAAGTCTGTGGCTTTCGTGATTCAGACGAGGGCAGCAGCCTCCCGCAGGAGAAGTGCTCCGGTTGAAGACGCTGCGGCGATAAAGATACAGTCTTGTTTTAGAGGTTATTTG GCGAGAAAGGCTTTGAATGCACTAAAAGGACTAGTGAAGTTGCAGGCATTGGTTAGGGGGCATTTGGTGAGAAAACAGGCAGCCACTACACTTAGGTGTATGCAGGCACTGATCAATGTTCAAGTTCGAGCTCGAACCCAACGACTTCGAATGGCCGCAGAAGAAACAAAATTCATCGCGCAAACACGGTTTAATCACAGAAAATCACCGCAGGATGCCAAG GATTTCGATAAAAACCATGAAGAAAACATCAAGATTGTGGAGATGGATCTCGGAGGCAACAAACCAACGGCCAAACCAAGAAACAGCTACTCAAACCACACACCAAACCACATACCTAATGATCCCAGAATTTCCACGCCCCGTGCATCACTGAAGTTACAAGAAGGGCCCTGCCAAATATCACCATCACCATCAGCCATAACCGAATCGAGCCCACGAGCCTGCAGCAACCATTTCGAAGAATACTCTTTCGACACAACACAAAACAGCGCCCAGTGCTACACACCAATAATATCCAAACTCGATCAAGCTAGGCTCCCTTATTCCTACCCCAGATCAGAATGTGCCGAGCCTATTTACAACGAATGCTCATTCTACCCAAGTTATATGGCCAACACCGAGTCTTCCAAGGCTAAACTCCGATCCCACAGTGCCCCGAAGCAACGCCCTCTCGAGACATTTGTAAGGCAACCGAGCAGGACGAAAAGGCCGTCTTTGGAAGGAAGAAGTCACGTCCCAAAAGCTGTTAGAATGCAAAGATCATCGTCTCATGTCGGGCCAAAGGCTCAGAATTATCCGAACTCGTATTCTGTGAAGCTCGACAGATCAAACGTTTCAATAAAGGAAAGTGAATGTGGATCGACTAGTACTATCATGAGTAACACTACATACAGCAGATCCCTCTTGGGAATATTCGACGTAAGAATTTAA